In the genome of Zobellia nedashkovskayae, the window CATTTAAAGTGTAGTTTTTTATATCCTTTGTATGGTAAATAAAACCTAAATCTAAAAGACTACCCGTAAAAACAAGTTGATCACTCAATTGGTACGTAAATCCAAGATCAACCCCCACACCTAGATTTCCTCCAAAAAATGCTCTTTTAGTAATCGTACTCCCTAGCGTACCATCATCTGAGGCATCTTTTAAACCGTCGAGCCCAGAAGTCCGCAATTGCATGTCTGCCTCTATAGTACTGGAATAGATATTATTTACTCCTTCTTTGGTGATAAAAGTTCCTTGGTTCTTTGTTGAGTTGAAATCGAAAATACTAGAGTAAATTTTACCTCTTACTCCTATGGTGAGTTCATTATCTATTTTTTTGTTTAGACCAATATGAAACACGTTCATCATCTCGCCTCTTGTTTTGAGGTGCCCTAAATCAAAAGCTTGATTAAGCTTGTCCGCATTACCTTCAAAAGCCAAAATGGCGTAGTCTTGAAACCAATAACCAATGGCATCTCCTTCAATATACATTCCTCCGGTATAGAAGTTATCAGGATTTTTTCCTCGGAAACCAAAATTTAGAATTTCAATTTGAAATGTACCGCTCAGCTCATCGCGCGCATTCATTCCATAAATTGCACGATCTCTAATCTTATCATTGATATCTAATCCATCGTTTGAAAAAATATCATTTACAGAAATCCCACTCAAACCAGCTTGAAGAGAAATGCCAGACAAAGGAGGCACACCTGCGTACCACTGAAAATCTGTATCAACACCGGGGTTAACCATGGCAGATTGAGGAATCTCAACAAAATCATACAACAGCTGCTTGTTCTGTCCGAACATAGCAAAGCATGTCCAGAAAAGGACGACAGTAAGTATTTTGGGGATTCTCATTGTATAATTTCCAATCTAAATTTTCCGCTGGACTTTAAGATAACCTTAGGCTCAGCTGAAGTTGAAGCACTTTGAGTTCCACTTATATTAGTAGCCTCTACCCGTATGCTTGAAGTATTTTTAATAATATCTATACTACGGCCTGAATTACCGTAAGCAATATCTATTTGCTGCATTTCCATAGGAGCAGGCGCTACAGGAATGATTACCGTATCAAGAACATTACCATCTACGTCCAACAATTCTATGGAAACATTTAATTCTGATTCGGTAGTATTTTCTACGATATAGGTAATTGTTCCATCTAGAACCCGTTTTGAGAATACATCTGAACTAAAAGCATCAAAATTAAACTCCTGGTTAATTACATTAGCCTGTGCTGATGCATTTACCAAAGATTCCGGGGCTTCTACATAAAGAATGCTCGCTTCAACTGTTGGTGTTACTCCAATCTCATCAAATTGATTAAAATCCTGATCCTCAATACACGAATAAAGTGTGAGGCAGGATAACATGCAAAGAATAGTGTATCTAATAAATCTTATCATGGTAAAACCAAATACTGGCCTTCATTGGCGCAATTGTGGTATTACCTATATAACTCTATAAATAGATTTTTATTTCGTGTAAATCATCAATGATTTGACAAAAATCGTGTTTTGGTCCCTGATGTGCATTAAAGTGCAGGGCATGATAACCTGCGGCCTGTGCTCCCAAAATATCCGCCTCTAGATTATCTCCAATCATAAGAGATGTTTCAGGCCTTGTTTTTGCTCTATCTAACGCCAAATTAAAAATAATTGGGTCCGGTTTTTTAACCCCCGCCATTTCGGAATCAATAATCTGGTCAAAGTAGCTATGAATGTTAGAATTTTTTAGCTTTTTACCTTGAACTTCTTGAAATCCGTTGGTTATAATATGAAGTTTATACTTTGGTTTGAGATAATTTAAAATAGAAATAGCATTTGGAAATAAATGATTGAAAGAGGATAAATGGGAAATATAATCCTCCGATAATTTAGTAATGGTTTCGTCCGAAACCGAATACTTTAAATCATCAAAAACCGATTTCAAGCGTTCGTATCTTAGCGCTTCCTTGGTTATTTTTCCCTCCCTAAACAGCTTCCAAAAGGCAAAATTTGCAGGAATATAGACTTCTAAAAAATCCGGAAGCGCGATTCCTATATTATTATCCTGAAAAATTTTATCAAAAGTAAGTGCAGAGTTCTTTTCAAAATCCCAAAGGGTATGGTCCAAATCAAAAAAAACATCGGTAACTATATCCTTAAACATGGCATTGTTTTAATACGGTTTCGTAAAACTTCTTCCAATCTATCTTTTCTTCTCCGCCCAAAAGTTCATTAGAAAAAACTGACACAAACTCCCCGTTTACAGCTTTTACCTCATCACAAATATTACGCACCTCACTCATTATGGCCACATCGTTATCGCTGTTCACGAACCCATAATCATGAAAGGCAAACGAATGTATTCTAATGGGTTGTTGCACTTCAAGATTGATATCATAAAAATAAAAAGGAGTACAAGTACTGGCCCTAAAACCAATTTCATGGGTGTAACCCATTGTATAATCATCTACAAACTCCGCTTCTACCAAATTTCTATACGTATGTGGCAAGTCTACCCTATTATACCGTAAACGAGAACAGTTTATGGGTTTATTGATAACACCTGTCAACTTTTTCTTTTCTTTTTTTAAGAGGTCGATATCATTGAAAGAACTGTAAGATGCGGCTAGGGCCACCTTACCATAATCCGCAATGGATTTTATAAGAAAACGGAATTTATTATTATCCGGCGATACATTCTTATCAAAAGTTGAATAATCTGCAAACTGAAAAAAGAATATACCTTTTACCCCATATTTTTTATGAAGATCAACCAACATTGTAAAATTGTCGTAAGGATCTTCTTGTTGGTTGAACCATACTTTAACACGTTGTGCTACCCTTTTAAATTTTAAAGAACCTAAGTCATAAAAGAAACCAGCAACACTCCTAATAATTCCCCTATGTGCAAAGCAATGAGACGTAGTAACATCTATGGCAGAAACATAACGGTATTTCTTTGGCTTATACTCCAGTTCTGGAAACTTAAGCTTTAGTTCATCTAAAAGTCTGTATGCCCATATATCCACTACGGGAGATCTTAAAAACTTATTTTTATAGGCTATACTGTCCTTAACAGGGAACCTTTCATGAATATCTTTTACATGGGGCAAGTATTCTTCATACCGACTCAACAAATAAAAACTTGCAGAAAATATATCAAAAGGTAGGTTACTGCGTTCGCCAGCATTAAAAAAACATGGAACGCCTTCCCAATCACGAACGGTTATCTGCAAGTCGTTTATACCTTGCTCAAAAAGAAGGTCATTGCTACGAATAAAAAATTCGTTCTGTAAAGGCTGTTTGGTATAGGTAATCTTTGCACCCGAATGCTTTATAAAATCCTCAACCTTAGTAGTAAACGAAATTTCAATACCCAATATACGCGTAAAGACCTGCTTCATGGTATACCTGAAACGCGGTGTAATCTTATGGGTATAAATGAGTAACATAATCTGCTAAAAATTCAAGTTTCAACTAGTAATCGGTAACCTACCTCTTGTGATATCCGGAATAGTCCAGACAACAAAGTTAAAGAATACCTTCATCAGCAAAACTATAATAATCATTTTGGGTAATTATCAAATGATCTAAAACTTTTATATCAAGTGCCGCAGCGGCCCTTTTTAATTTCTGTGTAACCTTACGATCTTCCTCACTTGGCCTTAATGTTCCAGATGGGTGATTATGCGATAAGATTAGACCGACAGCACCTTGTTCCAGGGCTTGGCGCATAACAATCCGGACATCTACCAAAGTACCGGTAAGGCCGCCTTTACTTAACTGTGCACTGTACAGAACTTTATTTGCATTACTGAGATACAAAATCCAGAATTCTTCATGTTGCAACTCTCCAATACGTGGTTGCAATATATCAAAGGCATCTTTACTACTACTGATTTTACTTATTTTTTGCGCCTCTTCTCCTCGTCTCCTTCTGCCCATTTCCAAAGCAGCTGCAATGGTTACCGCTTTTGCTTCCCCAATTCCCTTAAAGGTCATTAGCTGTTTAATGGAAAGCTTACCTAATTCATTAAGGCTGTTATTGGCAGAAGCTAAAATACGCTTGCCTAATTCAACAGCGCTTTCATCTCTGCTACCTGATCCGATTAGAATTGCAATCAACTCGGCATCCGATAATACGGACCGTCCTTTATGGACTAATTTCTCTCTGGGCTTGTCATCATCCGACCAATTTTTTATTGAGAATGAATTTGATTTTTCATGCATTTGATAAATATAGCAAACTCTAATTCCTTGTGCCCCCTACCACCGATGAAATAGACAAACCACTCGCCAAGAGCCATTTGTCTAAAAACCTAACCTCAAATTAAAATGATATTATGAAGAAAACTTCTCTTTCAATTTAATTAAATCTAATCCCCCATAATTACCGGAACTCATTAAAAGTAATACGGAGTTGTCATAATCTTGACTAAAGACAAAATCTTTAAAACTCTGCGCATTAGTGTAAATCTTAAGGTCTTTACGTTCAAAAGCTTCCGAAATTTGTTCGGGCGTAACTTCCTTTAATTTTTTAATGGCAACAGACTCTGGCAAATAGAAAATCACCGCTTCGTCAGCAGCATCCAATGCTCCTTTGTATTCCTTTAAAAACTCAGGATTAAAACTACTGTATGTATGCAATTCCAAACAGGCAATTAGTTTCCTGTTCGCATATTGTTCCTTCACTGCTTTTGTAGTTGCCGCCACTTTACTTGGTGAGTGTGCAAAATCTTTATACGCTACGGAAGTTTTTCCTTCTGCAATTTTCTCTAGTCGCTTTGAGGCTCCTGAAAATGTGGCAATAGCCTCATAAAAATCATCTTCATCTACACCCATATTCTGGCAAATCCATTTAGCTCCTGCTAAATTGCTCAAGTTATGTTTCCCAAAAACTTCAATAGGCATGGGGCCTTCTGGAGTTTCTAAAAGTGTAGTTCCATCTTCAATTGTATATTCTGGTGTCTTATATGGTAGTTTACGAATGGTATTTTCCGAAGCTTCAACTACCTTTTTAACTTCCGAATCTTCTACGTTATACGTAATGCTTCCACCTTTAACTATGCTGTCTACAAAAATCTGGAACTGCTCAACATAAAACTCAAATGTTGGAAATACATTAATATGATCCCAAGCTATTCCGCTTAAAAGAGCAATGTTCGGCTTATACAGATGGAATTTTGGTCTACGGTCTATTGGAGACGAGAGGTACTCATCTCCTTCTAAAATCATAAAATCATTATCCTCGGTCAGATGTACCATGCGTTCAAAACCTTCTAACTGGGCACCCACCATAAAATCTACTTCCTTATCATGGTAATTCAACACATGAAGAATCATAGAGGTAATCGTAGTTTTTCCATGGCTACCACCTATAACAACACGGGTCTTATCTTTTGCGTGCTCATATAGAAACTCTGGGTAGGAATATATTTTTATACCTAGCTCTTGGGCCTTTAGCAATTCAGTATTATCTGCTTTTGCGTGCATACCAAGAATTACAGCATCTAAACTTTCATTTATCTTTTCTGGATACCAGCCAAAACTTTCGGGTAGAAGACCCCTTTTCTCCAATCTAGATTTAGAAGGCTCAAAAATAACGTCGTCACTTCCTGTTACGACATCACCTTTATGTGCTAAGGCTAAAGCTAAGTTGTGCATGGCACTACCACCAATTGCAATAAAATGAATCTGCATAAACGCTGAATTTATGGCAAATATAGGCATTGATTTCACGAAAAAAAATATCAAAACAGCTTCCGACGAACTACACAAATTGCCGCCAAAAGTTTAAAAACATCGACAAAATGCACTATTTCTATCCACTCCTGCTACGTTTTTAATAGGATTCACCCTTCAAACATTCACTTTTACAACATTTATTCACTTACACCTATTACCCAAGTTACATTTGCTCTGAGGCAAGATGCATCCTGTCTCCTAACATTACAAAATGACCAACCAAAATTACATGAGAACCATTCTTAAATGGGCTCTACCTTTTTGCTTGCTTCTCTTTTCCGCAAATGCCGTGGCGCAATGCGCAGGCACAGATGCTTCTGTAATTGTATGCTCAAAAGATGCCGATGAGGGCAATAAGACCTATAACCTTTTTACGCAACTAGGTGATAACCCTACTCTTGGTGGATCTTGGTCTACCAACGACCCGGCAAATTTTTACGCACTTGATCGTGATACCGGTATCGTTAACCTTTGGGATGTTAAAAACTCTGGTTTGCACGAGTTTACTTATACAAATACCTGCGGTGGCTTGACGGAGTCTGCGGTTGTTACCGTAACACTTGGAGGATATCCGGGAGAAGATAACATAGACGGTTCTGCAGATGCCTGCGGCGATGACAATAACGTAAACCTCCATGGTTATATAGGAGATGAAACGGATGGGAAGTTCCAAGATTTTAATGGCGTTTGGGAAGCTATTACCCTAGAGGCGGCACCATTTCTTTTACTAAACTATTTTGATGCCGAATCTGCTGGAACGGGAACGTATGAATTTACACACACAGTACCTGCAGTTGGCTCTTGCCCAAGTAGACTGGTAACATTATTACTAGAAGTCCAAAGACCAGCGAATTCTGGAATAGGCTCTAATTTAACTTTATGCACAACAGATGACCTATCTGGCTATACCAACTACGATTTAAATAGCCTCCTAGAAGATGAAGATATAAATGGCACCTGGTCAGAAGGCCTTGATACTGACCAACTATCTGACCTTACGGACCATCTTATAGATATTGAAGCTATTAGAGACCGTCATACTTATGGCACCTTCACCTTTACTTATACCGTATACCCATCTCATGCGGTTTGTGACATTAATAGAACAGAAGTAGAAATAACTATTCTTCCCACATTTAGGGGAACAATTACAGCTCCTAACTATTGTGTAGACCCTGATAAATACTTAGTAGAGATAAGCGATTACGACGACACGTTGATCCCGCCCGACACCTATTCCGTAACATACCTATTGACCTCTTCAAACGGAAATACAGGAGAAACTACCTCACTACTGCTTAACCCAGACCGTACTGGTTCATTTGAAGTTGATGCCAACTTAGTTCAAAAGAACGTAACCACAACCTTATCCATAACTTCATTAGGAGACAAAGTTTGTCCCGATATTCAGGTATCTCCAATAGAGTTTATTGCAACAGACCCTATAGCCATAGTAACGGACACCTGTGAAGGCGAAGAAGTTTCGGTAAGCTTAAGCGATATTTTTGACCCTTCTTTCACCCGTGCAAACGGAATTTATGATGTTAATTATACCATTACCGCGCCAAGTAATTCAGAAACAACACACACCGCCAGTGCTATTAATTTTACCGCTGGTAGTGCAACTTTTACCATACCAACCGAACAAATTACCGAAACTGGCGAATACACCTTTGATTTTGAAGTAGATAATGGATTCCCAATGGAATGCGATATTTCAGATACTGCAATAATTACCGCTATACCAGAAGCTATTCAACTTGACATATTGGTAAACAATTCATGTAACGCTACTGAAATTGATGTAAATGTAAACGCCCCTGCACTGTCCGATGGAGAATATATTGTGACTTATGAAGTAGTTTCACAAGAAACCAATACCGTATTAATTGATAATACAATAATCTTTATTGGTGGTACCGCAGACTATCAAATTGATGTGGCTACGCTTGAACAGGGTAATTATACGATTACCGTAAAAAGTACGCAGGATGATACTACACCATGCCGACTATTATTCAACTTTGAAGTGAATGAAAATTTTGCCGTTGAAGGCGTTCCTGCTTTACCGGAAGCCGAAGCTGTCCAAACTATTTGCCTTGCCGCCTTCCCAACATTAGCACCAACCTTGCAAGATATTAAGGTAAGCGCCACTGGCGAGATGATGTTTTATGACACGGCAACAGATATGGACATTCTCCCAATAGATACAGCACTTATTGACGGTGAGGATTATTTTATATCCAACATAGACCCATTAAACAATTGTGAAGGTTCAGATAGAATTCAGGTTACGGTAATCCTTTCGGATCCGGAAATGCCAATGTTATTCAACGGAAACCCTACATTTTGCGGTTCAGAAGATCCGTCAATAGATAATCTAAGTTCTAGTGTAGCTAGTAGTAACACCATTCTTTGGTTTGAAACAGCAACCGGTGGAACTGTATTGGACAATACTACAGCATTAATTGACGGAAAGAGTTACTATGCCGGAACAGAGGTTGATGGAAAATGTCAAAGTTCTATGCGTATTGAAATTATCCCCATGATATATGAACTAGAGCCAGCTACTTTAGAATTTTCCACACTGGCACTTTGCGGATTGGATAATCCTTCGATACAAAACCTAAGGGATGTAGAAAACAATTCCTCTTACGATGTGCTTTGGTACGACACTCCCGCAAACGGTATTCCTCTAGAAGAAGATGTTTTATTAATTGCCGGAACTACCTACTATGCAGAAAGTTTCAATCCAGACACCGGTTGTATGAATCCAGAACGAATGGCTATTACAATTGACCTTACCAATTGTGAACCAGAAGAATATGGCTTCTTTATTCCTGATGGATTTTCACCTAACGGGGATGGTAGAAATGACACATTTTTTATACCGAACATAGAAATCATCTTTCCTGAATTTACATTAGAAATTTTAAATAGATACGGAACAAGCCTATTCAAAGGCGACCAAAATAACCCCGCTTGGAACGGAAATAATGGAAATAGCACTGCCCCAAATGGCGTCTACTTCTACATTATAGAATATAATAAGGAAGGTCATAACCCAGTACAGGGCAG includes:
- a CDS encoding YjjG family noncanonical pyrimidine nucleotidase codes for the protein MFKDIVTDVFFDLDHTLWDFEKNSALTFDKIFQDNNIGIALPDFLEVYIPANFAFWKLFREGKITKEALRYERLKSVFDDLKYSVSDETITKLSEDYISHLSSFNHLFPNAISILNYLKPKYKLHIITNGFQEVQGKKLKNSNIHSYFDQIIDSEMAGVKKPDPIIFNLALDRAKTRPETSLMIGDNLEADILGAQAAGYHALHFNAHQGPKHDFCQIIDDLHEIKIYL
- a CDS encoding DUF5723 family protein, with the translated sequence MRIPKILTVVLFWTCFAMFGQNKQLLYDFVEIPQSAMVNPGVDTDFQWYAGVPPLSGISLQAGLSGISVNDIFSNDGLDINDKIRDRAIYGMNARDELSGTFQIEILNFGFRGKNPDNFYTGGMYIEGDAIGYWFQDYAILAFEGNADKLNQAFDLGHLKTRGEMMNVFHIGLNKKIDNELTIGVRGKIYSSIFDFNSTKNQGTFITKEGVNNIYSSTIEADMQLRTSGLDGLKDASDDGTLGSTITKRAFFGGNLGVGVDLGFTYQLSDQLVFTGSLLDLGFIYHTKDIKNYTLNGKATIEGIEIILPDAAADPNEDFWQELVDDVEGFVPFNDNTNSYVAFRPTKLYSSLRYNFGEHVDNRANCACGVNASSNRARAKYVNSAGGQLYVINRPRGPQVALTGFYQRRFGNFMSVKTTYTIDKFSYSNVGLGVSIQAGPVNMYAMADNLLSYGNLADSNYASFQLGLNIISWGKK
- a CDS encoding polysaccharide deacetylase family protein encodes the protein MLLIYTHKITPRFRYTMKQVFTRILGIEISFTTKVEDFIKHSGAKITYTKQPLQNEFFIRSNDLLFEQGINDLQITVRDWEGVPCFFNAGERSNLPFDIFSASFYLLSRYEEYLPHVKDIHERFPVKDSIAYKNKFLRSPVVDIWAYRLLDELKLKFPELEYKPKKYRYVSAIDVTTSHCFAHRGIIRSVAGFFYDLGSLKFKRVAQRVKVWFNQQEDPYDNFTMLVDLHKKYGVKGIFFFQFADYSTFDKNVSPDNNKFRFLIKSIADYGKVALAASYSSFNDIDLLKKEKKKLTGVINKPINCSRLRYNRVDLPHTYRNLVEAEFVDDYTMGYTHEIGFRASTCTPFYFYDINLEVQQPIRIHSFAFHDYGFVNSDNDVAIMSEVRNICDEVKAVNGEFVSVFSNELLGGEEKIDWKKFYETVLKQCHV
- a CDS encoding UDP-N-acetylmuramate--L-alanine ligase; protein product: MQIHFIAIGGSAMHNLALALAHKGDVVTGSDDVIFEPSKSRLEKRGLLPESFGWYPEKINESLDAVILGMHAKADNTELLKAQELGIKIYSYPEFLYEHAKDKTRVVIGGSHGKTTITSMILHVLNYHDKEVDFMVGAQLEGFERMVHLTEDNDFMILEGDEYLSSPIDRRPKFHLYKPNIALLSGIAWDHINVFPTFEFYVEQFQIFVDSIVKGGSITYNVEDSEVKKVVEASENTIRKLPYKTPEYTIEDGTTLLETPEGPMPIEVFGKHNLSNLAGAKWICQNMGVDEDDFYEAIATFSGASKRLEKIAEGKTSVAYKDFAHSPSKVAATTKAVKEQYANRKLIACLELHTYSSFNPEFLKEYKGALDAADEAVIFYLPESVAIKKLKEVTPEQISEAFERKDLKIYTNAQSFKDFVFSQDYDNSVLLLMSSGNYGGLDLIKLKEKFSS
- a CDS encoding gliding motility-associated C-terminal domain-containing protein — its product is MRTILKWALPFCLLLFSANAVAQCAGTDASVIVCSKDADEGNKTYNLFTQLGDNPTLGGSWSTNDPANFYALDRDTGIVNLWDVKNSGLHEFTYTNTCGGLTESAVVTVTLGGYPGEDNIDGSADACGDDNNVNLHGYIGDETDGKFQDFNGVWEAITLEAAPFLLLNYFDAESAGTGTYEFTHTVPAVGSCPSRLVTLLLEVQRPANSGIGSNLTLCTTDDLSGYTNYDLNSLLEDEDINGTWSEGLDTDQLSDLTDHLIDIEAIRDRHTYGTFTFTYTVYPSHAVCDINRTEVEITILPTFRGTITAPNYCVDPDKYLVEISDYDDTLIPPDTYSVTYLLTSSNGNTGETTSLLLNPDRTGSFEVDANLVQKNVTTTLSITSLGDKVCPDIQVSPIEFIATDPIAIVTDTCEGEEVSVSLSDIFDPSFTRANGIYDVNYTITAPSNSETTHTASAINFTAGSATFTIPTEQITETGEYTFDFEVDNGFPMECDISDTAIITAIPEAIQLDILVNNSCNATEIDVNVNAPALSDGEYIVTYEVVSQETNTVLIDNTIIFIGGTADYQIDVATLEQGNYTITVKSTQDDTTPCRLLFNFEVNENFAVEGVPALPEAEAVQTICLAAFPTLAPTLQDIKVSATGEMMFYDTATDMDILPIDTALIDGEDYFISNIDPLNNCEGSDRIQVTVILSDPEMPMLFNGNPTFCGSEDPSIDNLSSSVASSNTILWFETATGGTVLDNTTALIDGKSYYAGTEVDGKCQSSMRIEIIPMIYELEPATLEFSTLALCGLDNPSIQNLRDVENNSSYDVLWYDTPANGIPLEEDVLLIAGTTYYAESFNPDTGCMNPERMAITIDLTNCEPEEYGFFIPDGFSPNGDGRNDTFFIPNIEIIFPEFTLEILNRYGTSLFKGDQNNPAWNGNNGNSTAPNGVYFYIIEYNKEGHNPVQGRLYLNR
- the radC gene encoding RadC family protein; the protein is MHEKSNSFSIKNWSDDDKPREKLVHKGRSVLSDAELIAILIGSGSRDESAVELGKRILASANNSLNELGKLSIKQLMTFKGIGEAKAVTIAAALEMGRRRRGEEAQKISKISSSKDAFDILQPRIGELQHEEFWILYLSNANKVLYSAQLSKGGLTGTLVDVRIVMRQALEQGAVGLILSHNHPSGTLRPSEEDRKVTQKLKRAAAALDIKVLDHLIITQNDYYSFADEGIL